From a single Pseudorasbora parva isolate DD20220531a chromosome 15, ASM2467924v1, whole genome shotgun sequence genomic region:
- the LOC137042024 gene encoding chemerin-like receptor 1, producing the protein MASADFEFYYDDSTIDYDNFSLTDDEVMFYTTVHTTCFTQVLCLLLLVINVIICLLGLGGNAVVIWIAGFGMKKSVNSTWYLSLALSDFIFCACLPFNIAYSVTSDWIFGLFMCKFTSFVMFLNMFSSIFLLVIISMDRCIAITFPVWAKNHRNIEKASVLIVLAWVISAALSVPSIVFRDVQNYLGTNRCMNNYKSSQYSHKIIATSRFVFGFVMPFIFIIFCYTVIILRLRATQKAKSSKPYKIMTALILTFFLCWLPYHTFVLIEQSETFNSKVISIGLTIGTTVAAANSFLNPVLYVFMGNDFRKKFRSSILSKIENAIGEDGRTNSRYLPRFSSVDAGASTHI; encoded by the coding sequence ATGGCTTCAGCAGATTTTGAATTTTACTATGATGATTCAACTATTGATTATGATAACTTCAGTTTAACTGACGATGAAGTTATGTTCTACACAACAGTCCACACCACATGCTTCACTCAGGTTCTTTGCCTGTTGTTGCTGGTGATCAATGTGATCATCTGTTTGCTGGGCCTTGGAGGAAATGCGGTGGTTATCTGGATTGCAGGGTTTGGCATGAAGAAGTCAGTCAATTCTACCTGGTACCTGAGCCTGGCTCTATCTGACTTCATATTCTGTGCCTGTTTGCCTTTTAACATTGCCTACAGTGTTACCTCAGACTGGATCTTCGGCCTCTTCATGTGCAAGTTCACATCCTTTGTCATGTTCCTCAACATGTTCAGCAGCATCTTCCTCCTCGTCATCATCAGCATGGATCGCTGCATTGCCATCACGTTTCCTGTTTGGGCAAAGAATCACCGCAATATTGAAAAAGCATCTGTGTTAATTGTACTTGCATGGGTCATCTCTGCAGCTTTAAGTGTCCCATCTATTGTATTCCGTGATGTCCAGAATTACCTGGGCACAAACCGATGCATGAACAACTACAAGTCCAGCCAGTACAGCCACAAAATCATTGCAACGAGCCGCTTTGTTTTTGGATTTGTGATGCcgttcatcttcatcatcttttGTTACACTGTCATCATCCTCAGACTGAGAGCCACCCAAAAGGCAAAGTCCAGCAAACCATATAAGATTATGACGGCTCTCATTCTGACCTTCTTCCTGTGCTGGCTGCCGTACCACACATTTGTGCTAATCGAACAAAGCGAAACATTCAACAGTAAGGTCATTTCTATCGGACTGACCATTGGCACCACTGTTGCTGCTGCTAACAGCTTCCTAAACCCTGTTTTGTATGTCTTCATGGGCAATGACTTCAGGAAAAAGTTCAGGAGCTCCATCTTATCAAAGATCGAGAATGCTATAGGAGAAGATGGCCGAACGAACAGTCGCTACCTGCCTCGCTTTAGCTCAGTGGATGCAGGGGCATCTACTCATATCTAA
- the LOC137042025 gene encoding trace amine-associated receptor 4-like — protein sequence MTSNETDLNSENVLLCYPLRLDSCPRAQRLTVLKVAMYVLMVLMILITVFGNLLIVIAISHFKHLQSPTNLIVRCLAACDCLLGSLVMPYSMVRSVEGCWYLGDFVCKVHSSFDMAFSISSKIHLSLISVDRYWAICDPLRYKMRVTNNTVTVFTSFAWLFSFLYSFSVVFSGVNTIGLESFIMQIYCVGSCVLFFNKQWGLICSLLTFFLPVTIMSSLYVKIFHVARKHAKVMSERVTAGGMKSQSSAQREGKAAKTLAIVMGVFYLCWLPFFTATAVDPFLNFMTPVDVFDALVWFGYFNSTCNPLIYGFFYPRFQKAFKILIYTYICGFSDSKHLDT from the coding sequence ATGACCTCAAATGAAACTGACCTTAACTCTGAGAATGTGCTTCTCTGCTATCCACTCCGGCTGGACTCCTGTCCAAGAGCTCAGCGTCTTACTGTCCTTAAAGTGGCAATGTATGTTTTAATGGTGCTGATGATCCTCATAACAGTTTTTGGGAACCTGCTGATCGTCATAGCCATCTCTCACTTCAAACATCTACAGTCGCCAACTAATCTGATTGTTCGCTGTTTGGCAGCTTGTGATTGTCTGCTGGGCTCTTTGGTCATGCCGTACAGCATGGTGCGATCTGTTGAAGGCTGCTGGTATCTGGGAGATTTTGTGTGTAAAGTGCATTCAAGTTTTGACATGGCTTTCAGTATCTCTTCTAAAATACATCTCAGTTTAATATCTGTTGACAGGTACTGGGCTATTTGTGATCCTTTAAGGTACAAAATGAGGGTCACGAATAACACTGTGACTGTATTTACTTCCTTCGCATGGCTGTTTTCATTTCTCTACAGCTTTTCTGTCGTGTTTTCAGGGGTGAACACAATTGGCTTGGAGTCATTTATCATGCAGATTTACTGTGTGGGaagttgtgttcttttttttaacaaacagtGGGGTCTTATTTGTTCACTTCTCACATTCTTCCTCCCTGTGACAATTATGAGCTCTCTGTATGTGAAAATCTTCCATGTTGCAAGAAAACATGCAAAGGTTATGTCAGAAAGAGTGACAGCAGGAGGGATGAAGAGCCAAAGCTCTGCTCAAAGAGaaggaaaagcagcaaaaactctgGCCATTGTCATGGGCGTTTTTTATCTCTGCTGGCTGCCTTTTTTTACCGCCACTGCTGTTGATCCGTTCCTTAATTTCATGACTCCTGTTGATGTTTTTGATGCTTTGGTTTGGTTTGGATACTTTAACTCCACTTGTAACCCATTGATCTATGGTTTTTTCTACCCTCgctttcagaaggcctttaagATTCTCATATACACTTATATCTGCGGCTTCAGTGACTCGAAACACCTTGATACCTGA